In the Rhizobium sp. CB3090 genome, one interval contains:
- a CDS encoding glycosyltransferase family 4 protein, which yields MARPLRILHCFRSPVGGIFRHVRDLAEEQSKAGHAVGILCDSLTGGAHEDRLFDDVRPFLSLGVTRLPIRRQISLSDAATLWNSYNKVKSLRPDVLHGHGAKGGLLARILGSALRVNKYCVARVYTAHGGSLHFSRASPQGLLVHSLERLLEFLTDGLIFICEFERRSYESKIGKPRTRTVMIYNGISGRDFRNVPTRSDSVHFVYIGMLRDLKGPDLFVDAFAKTERRIGRPLSALMIGDGPDKDKYRTMMIQRGLGHRIGMLPAMRVHEAFAMSQNVVVPSRAEAMPYIVLEALAAEKAVIASRVGGIAEALGEQSPALAEAGNADDLARVMAAAITEPQWRQQTMPNIDRIRSAFSASVMAKDTIDLYYNILELDGEH from the coding sequence ATGGCAAGACCGCTCCGCATCCTTCATTGCTTCAGGTCTCCGGTCGGCGGGATATTCCGCCATGTCCGCGATCTGGCGGAAGAGCAGAGCAAGGCAGGACATGCGGTCGGCATTCTCTGCGACAGCCTCACCGGCGGGGCGCATGAGGACCGGCTGTTCGACGATGTGAGACCTTTCCTCTCGCTCGGCGTGACGCGCCTGCCCATCCGGCGTCAGATCAGCCTGTCGGATGCCGCGACGCTCTGGAACAGCTACAACAAAGTCAAAAGTTTGCGGCCGGATGTGCTGCATGGGCACGGCGCCAAAGGCGGCCTGCTTGCGCGCATCCTCGGCTCAGCCTTGCGGGTGAACAAGTATTGCGTAGCCCGCGTCTATACTGCGCATGGTGGCAGCCTGCATTTCTCGCGCGCCTCGCCGCAAGGCCTGCTGGTGCACAGCTTGGAACGGCTGCTGGAATTTCTGACCGACGGGCTGATCTTCATCTGCGAATTCGAGCGCCGAAGTTACGAAAGCAAGATCGGCAAGCCGCGGACGCGCACCGTCATGATATATAATGGCATCAGCGGGCGCGATTTTCGGAACGTGCCCACGCGATCGGACTCGGTACACTTCGTCTATATCGGCATGCTTCGGGACCTGAAGGGTCCCGATCTGTTTGTGGATGCCTTCGCCAAGACCGAACGGCGGATCGGCCGGCCCCTGTCCGCTCTGATGATCGGCGACGGACCGGACAAGGACAAATACCGTACCATGATGATCCAGCGCGGCCTTGGTCATCGCATCGGAATGCTGCCGGCCATGCGCGTGCATGAAGCCTTCGCCATGTCGCAGAATGTCGTCGTCCCCTCACGCGCCGAAGCCATGCCCTATATCGTACTGGAAGCCCTGGCTGCCGAGAAGGCGGTGATCGCCTCGCGCGTCGGCGGCATTGCCGAAGCGCTTGGTGAGCAGAGCCCAGCGCTCGCGGAGGCGGGCAATGCCGACGATCTCGCACGTGTCATGGCAGCCGCAATCACCGAGCCGCAATGGCGTCAGCAGACCATGCCGAATATCGACAGAATCCGGTCGGCATTTTCGGCATCGGTCATGGCGAAGGATACTATAGACCTATATTACAATATACTTGAATTAGATGGCGAACATTAG
- a CDS encoding polysaccharide biosynthesis/export family protein produces MPFATPKIVLALGIAAVSAALSGCNTYQPAPKAFSEATIQPYTLDSGDRLRVTVFDQQGLTNTYTVDQAGYIAFPLIGQVPARGRTLQQLSGQIAQKLRQGYIRDPDVTIDVDRYRSVYIMGEVGQPGQYSYVPGMTIQNAIAVAGGFTSRANQSNADVTRKINGHVMTGRVGISDPVLAGDTIYVRERLF; encoded by the coding sequence ATGCCCTTCGCAACGCCAAAGATTGTCCTGGCACTCGGCATTGCTGCCGTGAGCGCTGCGCTCAGTGGCTGCAACACCTATCAGCCGGCGCCGAAAGCCTTCAGTGAAGCAACGATCCAGCCCTATACGCTTGATAGCGGCGACCGCCTGCGCGTCACCGTCTTCGACCAGCAAGGTTTGACGAATACCTATACGGTCGATCAGGCCGGCTATATCGCCTTCCCGCTGATCGGCCAGGTCCCTGCCCGCGGCCGCACGCTGCAGCAGCTCTCCGGCCAGATCGCGCAGAAACTTCGTCAAGGCTATATCCGCGATCCCGACGTCACCATCGATGTCGATCGCTACCGCTCCGTTTATATCATGGGCGAAGTCGGCCAGCCCGGTCAGTATTCCTACGTGCCCGGCATGACGATACAGAATGCCATTGCAGTTGCCGGCGGCTTCACCAGCCGCGCGAACCAGTCCAATGCAGACGTCACCCGCAAGATCAATGGCCATGTCATGACCGGGCGGGTTGGCATCTCCGATCCGGTTCTGGCGGGCGACACGATCTATGTCCGTGAACGGCTATTCTGA
- a CDS encoding Wzz/FepE/Etk N-terminal domain-containing protein translates to MPGVNNSQQDVDIDLAQLFRAVWQRRGRVIAITLVGACLAFAVAKIVSPEYRSETRILIEQRAPAFATTTQNNDASAGPLLDELNIASQVQILQSADLIKQVITNLKLYERPEFDDATKSSAISDILVMLHLKKSPLDKAPEERMLDAFTSKLQVYQINSSRVIGISFTSRSPDLAASVPNAMAQVYLSMQSGAKLDSNTEATRWLEPEIANLRNKVNEAEKKVADYRSANGLLQTSDNNTFATQQLADISGQLAQVRGERANAEARAQAVRNALATGRSTDTLADVSGSQTIQRLKATESSLESQISDLSTTLMDGHPRLKSLRAQLADIRQQIDRETKKILASIENEAKVAQLREQQLVAQSNTLKADSARAGEDTVGLNALEREAAAERQLLETYLARYREAASRVDKNSSPADARVVSQAVEPVDPYFPKVGPIVVVATLATFILTAIVIMLTELFSGRALRPVGPVEREVLTRKETARPEAAIEAAPGKLVPAARKGDVPASMLSVVADETLAREMEKAVDLGDTPQEAIEEAEDEEDFSIQSVADYLIERDSRLAIAISPTGDNGSTATVMLARTIADAGRRIVLVDMTGTGCPSRLMAESAGLSGVTDLLCGETAFADTIHPDRLSDAHLVPQGTSDLGRAMRGADRLSLILDALGSAYDIVLVECGAADVSGVARLTRSKDTEIILSMPEPDENQFMAAMTEFQKAGYEHIILMSGWRQEHGPDARQHAA, encoded by the coding sequence ATGCCCGGCGTAAACAACAGCCAGCAGGATGTCGATATTGACCTCGCGCAGCTTTTTCGCGCCGTTTGGCAGCGCCGCGGGCGTGTCATCGCCATTACGCTGGTGGGCGCTTGCCTGGCCTTTGCCGTCGCCAAGATCGTCTCGCCGGAATACCGCAGCGAAACGCGCATCCTCATCGAACAACGTGCGCCTGCTTTTGCGACCACGACGCAGAATAATGATGCCAGCGCCGGTCCGCTGCTCGATGAACTCAACATCGCGAGCCAAGTGCAGATCCTGCAATCGGCCGATCTCATCAAGCAGGTGATTACCAACCTGAAGCTCTATGAGCGCCCCGAGTTCGATGACGCCACCAAGAGCTCGGCCATTTCCGACATTCTTGTCATGTTGCATCTGAAAAAGAGCCCGCTCGACAAGGCACCCGAAGAGCGGATGCTCGACGCCTTCACCAGCAAGCTTCAGGTCTATCAGATCAACAGCTCGCGCGTCATCGGCATCAGCTTCACTTCCCGCAGTCCGGATTTGGCGGCCAGCGTTCCGAACGCCATGGCGCAGGTCTATCTGTCGATGCAAAGCGGCGCCAAACTCGATTCCAATACCGAGGCGACGCGCTGGCTGGAGCCCGAGATCGCCAATCTGCGAAACAAGGTCAACGAAGCCGAGAAGAAGGTCGCCGACTATCGCTCCGCCAATGGGCTGCTGCAGACCAGCGACAACAATACCTTCGCGACACAACAACTCGCCGATATTTCCGGCCAACTGGCGCAGGTGCGCGGCGAGAGGGCCAATGCCGAGGCGCGGGCTCAGGCCGTGCGCAATGCGCTCGCCACCGGCCGTTCCACCGATACGCTCGCCGATGTTTCGGGATCGCAAACCATCCAGCGGCTGAAGGCGACGGAGTCCAGCCTGGAATCGCAGATTTCGGATCTCTCGACAACGCTAATGGATGGCCACCCGCGGCTGAAGAGCCTGCGCGCCCAGCTCGCCGACATCCGTCAGCAGATCGACCGCGAAACAAAGAAGATCCTTGCCAGCATCGAGAATGAAGCCAAGGTGGCACAACTGCGCGAGCAGCAGCTTGTCGCCCAGTCGAACACGCTGAAGGCCGATAGTGCCAGGGCAGGGGAAGACACCGTCGGCCTCAATGCGCTGGAACGCGAAGCGGCCGCAGAGCGGCAATTGCTGGAAACCTATCTCGCCCGCTATCGCGAAGCCGCTTCCCGCGTCGACAAGAATTCGAGCCCGGCGGATGCCCGCGTGGTCTCCCAGGCCGTCGAACCGGTCGATCCCTATTTCCCGAAGGTCGGTCCGATCGTCGTCGTCGCCACGCTTGCAACCTTTATTCTGACCGCGATCGTCATCATGCTGACCGAACTCTTCAGCGGCCGCGCCTTGCGTCCGGTCGGCCCCGTTGAACGCGAAGTCCTGACCCGGAAAGAAACCGCTCGTCCGGAAGCAGCAATCGAAGCCGCCCCTGGCAAACTCGTACCCGCAGCGCGTAAGGGCGACGTGCCGGCAAGCATGCTCTCCGTCGTTGCCGACGAGACGTTGGCGCGGGAGATGGAAAAAGCGGTTGATCTTGGGGATACGCCGCAAGAGGCTATTGAAGAGGCGGAAGACGAAGAGGATTTTTCCATCCAGTCGGTCGCTGATTATCTGATCGAACGCGACTCTCGCCTCGCCATCGCCATATCGCCGACCGGAGACAACGGGTCCACGGCGACAGTGATGCTGGCCCGTACCATCGCCGATGCCGGACGCCGTATCGTGCTGGTCGATATGACTGGAACGGGATGCCCCTCGCGATTGATGGCCGAAAGTGCAGGCCTTTCCGGGGTGACCGATCTGCTTTGCGGCGAGACCGCCTTTGCCGATACCATTCATCCCGACCGTCTTTCCGATGCTCATCTCGTGCCGCAGGGCACCAGCGACCTCGGCCGTGCCATGCGCGGCGCCGACCGCCTGTCGCTGATCCTCGATGCACTCGGCTCGGCCTATGATATCGTCCTGGTCGAATGCGGCGCCGCCGACGTGTCAGGCGTTGCGAGACTGACGCGCAGCAAGGATACGGAAATCATCCTCTCTATGCCGGAACCCGACGAAAACCAGTTTATGGCGGCAATGACGGAATTCCAGAAGGCCGGCTATGAGCACATCATCCTGATGTCCGGCTGGCGCCAGGAACATGGCCCCGACGCTCGTCAGCACGCGGCCTGA
- a CDS encoding GNAT family N-acetyltransferase encodes MQAQRVQTQKLDIAAMPIAGVAGDGMRIDIFDSMAPLEAEWRALEQDDLNSLHQSYDWCTAWAEVFRHPLAIVRGSFNGRTAFILPLEIIRTHGIRRAEFIGARHSNINTGLFSSEFLETAENGLSTSQQAEIARALHGKADLMLLRNVPLDWRGRKSPLASMPAVENQNHAFQLPFLGAFEATLKQVNAKRRRKKFNHQTRILNDKGGYEYVIAAPHQRDALLELFFRQKAVRFEAAGLPDVFQDLPTQTVLHRLLELSSEERSYAALEMHALRLKGEHEGHIPAVAALSRKGDHVICQFASIDEALVPEASPGELLFWLMIDRLHREGVAIFDFGIGDQNYKRSWCPMETTQHDLILPVSGIGHAAAFAQRGVTRAKAAIKTNPQLYGFIQRLRARQGGKDTSAAEAEKD; translated from the coding sequence ATGCAGGCGCAGAGGGTACAAACGCAAAAGCTCGATATCGCAGCCATGCCTATTGCGGGCGTGGCAGGCGACGGCATGCGCATCGACATCTTCGATAGCATGGCGCCGTTGGAGGCCGAATGGCGGGCGCTGGAGCAAGACGATCTCAACTCGCTTCATCAAAGCTATGACTGGTGCACCGCCTGGGCCGAGGTCTTTCGGCATCCGCTCGCCATCGTCCGCGGCTCTTTCAACGGCCGCACCGCCTTTATCCTGCCCCTCGAAATCATCCGCACGCACGGCATCCGTCGCGCCGAATTCATCGGCGCGCGTCACAGCAATATCAATACCGGCCTGTTCTCCAGCGAATTTCTCGAAACAGCGGAGAATGGCCTTTCGACATCGCAGCAGGCAGAGATTGCGCGAGCGCTGCACGGCAAGGCCGACCTGATGCTCCTGCGCAACGTGCCGCTGGACTGGCGAGGCCGCAAAAGCCCCCTCGCCTCAATGCCCGCCGTCGAGAATCAGAACCATGCCTTTCAATTGCCTTTCCTCGGCGCCTTCGAAGCGACACTGAAGCAGGTGAACGCGAAACGGCGACGCAAGAAATTCAATCACCAGACTCGCATTCTCAATGACAAGGGCGGCTACGAATATGTGATCGCAGCGCCTCACCAGCGGGATGCCTTGCTTGAGCTGTTCTTTCGGCAGAAAGCCGTCCGCTTTGAAGCGGCTGGCCTACCGGATGTGTTTCAGGATCTGCCGACTCAGACGGTGCTGCACAGGCTGCTGGAGCTCAGCAGTGAGGAGCGATCCTATGCAGCGCTGGAGATGCATGCCTTGCGGCTGAAGGGCGAGCATGAGGGACATATCCCCGCGGTCGCGGCCCTCTCGCGCAAAGGCGATCACGTCATCTGCCAGTTTGCCTCGATCGACGAGGCGCTGGTTCCCGAGGCAAGCCCCGGCGAACTGCTGTTCTGGCTGATGATCGACAGGCTTCATCGCGAGGGTGTCGCCATCTTCGATTTCGGTATCGGCGACCAGAACTACAAGCGCTCGTGGTGCCCGATGGAAACGACACAGCATGACCTGATCCTGCCGGTGTCGGGGATCGGCCATGCGGCGGCTTTCGCGCAACGCGGAGTGACGCGCGCCAAGGCGGCCATCAAGACCAACCCGCAGCTCTATGGATTCATCCAGCGGCTGCGAGCGCGGCAAGGCGGTAAGGATACTTCGGCGGCAGAGGCCGAGAAGGACTGA
- a CDS encoding DUF2842 domain-containing protein yields MPLRLRKFIGMVLLVLLVVIYAIVAMIVAVRTLGDQPGWVHFLYFLLSGMIWVLPAMGIIKWMAGPRPQ; encoded by the coding sequence TTGCCCCTTCGCCTGCGCAAATTCATCGGCATGGTCCTGCTTGTCCTGCTGGTCGTCATCTATGCGATCGTGGCGATGATCGTGGCGGTGCGCACGCTCGGCGACCAACCCGGCTGGGTGCATTTCCTCTATTTCCTCCTCAGCGGAATGATCTGGGTACTGCCGGCGATGGGCATCATCAAGTGGATGGCCGGGCCGCGTCCGCAATAG
- a CDS encoding COX15/CtaA family protein, whose translation MVVANFTSEQAVLNEVARQDRNRRAIRIWLACVLLSLFALVLVGGATRLTNSGLSITEWQPIHGVIPPLNAQEWQEEFDLYKRIPQFQQLNKDMTVDEFKGIFWWEWAHRLLARGMGVIFGVPLLFFVLTGRVERKLWLPLGGIFVLGGLQGAIGWWMVSSGLEARTDVSQYRLATHLVTACLIFASCMWFMRALSPHSKDPAPTRYSAKLAGLIAFMALFQIYLGALVAGLDAGLSYNTWPLMDGAVVPGGLFAQSPGWINFFENPKMVQYVHRLGAYALFTVVAINMIISLRAAPETTHARRSVVLFVLVLIQAILGISTLLMQVPLHLALTHQAGALIVFGFAIANWRGFYGEYPHQTVITVGN comes from the coding sequence ATGGTTGTCGCTAATTTCACGTCGGAACAGGCCGTTTTGAACGAAGTGGCCCGCCAGGATCGCAATCGCCGCGCCATCCGCATCTGGCTGGCCTGCGTGCTGTTGTCTCTTTTTGCTCTGGTGCTCGTCGGGGGCGCGACGCGCCTGACCAATTCCGGCCTGTCGATCACCGAATGGCAGCCGATCCATGGCGTCATCCCGCCGCTCAATGCGCAGGAATGGCAGGAGGAGTTCGACCTCTATAAGCGCATCCCGCAGTTCCAGCAGTTGAACAAGGACATGACGGTCGATGAGTTCAAAGGCATCTTCTGGTGGGAATGGGCGCATCGGCTGCTAGCCCGCGGCATGGGCGTCATCTTCGGCGTGCCATTGCTGTTCTTCGTTCTGACCGGCCGCGTCGAGCGTAAACTATGGCTGCCGCTCGGCGGTATTTTCGTGCTCGGCGGCTTACAGGGCGCAATCGGCTGGTGGATGGTGTCGTCCGGCCTGGAAGCGCGAACTGATGTCAGCCAGTATCGTCTTGCGACCCACCTCGTTACGGCCTGCCTGATCTTTGCCTCCTGCATGTGGTTCATGCGGGCGCTGTCGCCGCATTCGAAAGACCCGGCGCCGACACGTTATTCGGCAAAGCTTGCCGGCCTCATCGCCTTCATGGCGCTGTTCCAGATCTATCTCGGCGCACTGGTTGCCGGCCTCGACGCCGGTCTTTCCTACAACACCTGGCCGCTAATGGATGGCGCGGTGGTGCCGGGAGGATTGTTTGCGCAATCGCCGGGCTGGATCAATTTCTTCGAGAACCCGAAAATGGTGCAATATGTCCACCGTCTCGGCGCCTATGCGCTTTTCACGGTGGTTGCCATCAACATGATCATCTCGCTGCGCGCTGCCCCAGAGACGACGCATGCCCGCCGCTCAGTCGTGCTGTTCGTGCTGGTGCTGATCCAGGCGATCCTCGGCATTTCGACGCTGCTCATGCAGGTGCCGCTGCATCTGGCATTGACGCATCAGGCCGGCGCTCTCATCGTCTTCGGCTTTGCCATTGCCAATTGGCGCGGTTTCTATGGCGAATATCCGCACCAGACGGTCATCACTGTAGGGAACTGA
- a CDS encoding tlde1 domain-containing protein: MAFATETFGNFNSRSGYAPRRKKSPGIGHGTVITGVAVAVFAWVAATLITTQSMVLSLPGADTTLQDSLTPRASAFIVPQGHTLHAARVASQTVPMGGRARVSGMSADAEKQEAIARTKVILARGLAKQQLASALSQQASDLAEAQTASAIAKNDASISPETVAHLRDVAALALTNAGKSLIQSKIVGAAVSITASSMRRSAEVALSKPAPQTAGANSAALDHPGKDGLPIAASASGAPPTEMASAVPSAGTIDRAVAESLATTASSDSASQPFDIIPMPRPDQSDPGTIDIAEAEDTSAVEDLPSVVPLPRPAHVVARAAASDASTQDAADEADTPPTHVLAYAKPDEEVKRSRSFLNPFAALTPRGGTAIYDISAGTVYLPSGERLEAHSGLGYMRDNPRYVDRKNTGPTPPETYDLTYRESLFHGVQALRLTPANGARVYGRVGLLAHTYMLRGSRGDSNGCVVFKDYKRFLAAFKRGEIKRIRVVASLSSAPSKIAAR, from the coding sequence ATGGCGTTTGCGACCGAGACGTTCGGTAACTTCAATTCGCGTTCCGGCTACGCTCCACGCCGGAAAAAATCCCCGGGAATCGGTCACGGTACGGTCATCACCGGTGTCGCAGTTGCGGTTTTTGCATGGGTGGCCGCGACGCTGATCACCACGCAATCGATGGTCCTGTCCCTCCCCGGTGCAGATACTACGCTACAGGATTCGCTGACGCCGAGGGCGTCTGCCTTCATCGTGCCGCAGGGGCACACTCTGCATGCGGCGCGTGTTGCCAGCCAGACCGTGCCCATGGGCGGAAGAGCACGGGTAAGCGGCATGTCCGCCGATGCGGAGAAGCAGGAGGCCATCGCACGTACCAAAGTGATCCTGGCGCGCGGGCTGGCCAAGCAGCAATTGGCAAGCGCGCTATCGCAGCAGGCCTCAGATCTCGCAGAGGCGCAGACGGCTTCGGCCATTGCCAAGAACGATGCATCGATCTCGCCGGAAACGGTTGCGCATCTGCGCGATGTCGCCGCCCTCGCCCTGACAAATGCCGGGAAGTCCCTCATACAGAGCAAGATCGTCGGGGCAGCAGTCTCGATCACGGCCAGTTCCATGCGGCGGTCAGCAGAGGTTGCGCTGAGCAAACCCGCACCCCAAACCGCAGGGGCAAATTCGGCTGCCCTGGATCATCCGGGCAAGGACGGTCTGCCGATCGCAGCATCCGCAAGCGGTGCACCGCCCACCGAGATGGCATCGGCCGTCCCATCGGCCGGAACGATCGACCGCGCGGTTGCGGAGAGCCTCGCGACGACGGCTTCCAGCGATTCCGCTTCGCAGCCTTTCGATATCATCCCGATGCCGCGTCCGGACCAGTCGGACCCCGGAACCATCGATATTGCAGAAGCGGAAGACACGTCGGCTGTCGAGGACCTGCCTAGTGTCGTGCCGCTGCCGCGCCCGGCCCATGTCGTTGCAAGGGCCGCCGCCTCGGACGCAAGCACGCAGGACGCTGCTGACGAAGCTGACACGCCGCCGACGCACGTATTGGCCTATGCCAAGCCGGATGAAGAGGTCAAGCGGTCGCGGTCGTTCCTCAACCCGTTCGCCGCCCTTACCCCGCGAGGTGGAACCGCCATCTACGATATCTCGGCCGGAACCGTCTACCTGCCGAGCGGCGAACGCCTCGAGGCGCATTCCGGCCTCGGCTACATGCGCGACAATCCCCGCTATGTCGACCGCAAGAACACCGGTCCGACGCCACCTGAAACTTATGACCTGACTTATAGAGAAAGCCTATTCCATGGCGTGCAGGCGCTGCGACTGACACCCGCAAACGGCGCCCGCGTCTATGGCCGCGTCGGCTTGCTGGCTCACACCTACATGCTCAGAGGATCCCGTGGAGACTCGAATGGCTGCGTGGTCTTCAAGGATTACAAGCGCTTCCTTGCTGCCTTCAAGCGCGGCGAAATCAAACGCATACGGGTAGTAGCGAGTCTGTCGTCGGCGCCCAGCAAAATTGCAGCGCGCTGA
- a CDS encoding cupin domain-containing protein, translating into MEIKPNGSRPSFDAPAEYFTGSVRQEPLIQAQAPARVQVINVSFDPGARTAWHTHPFGQTLVVTSGKGLAQSWGGEIREINAGDVLWFAPGEKHWHGAGPDTALTHIAIQEMHDGKAAEWMEYVTEEQYRG; encoded by the coding sequence GTGGAGATCAAGCCCAATGGATCGCGCCCGTCTTTCGACGCGCCGGCCGAATATTTCACCGGCAGCGTACGCCAGGAACCATTGATACAGGCGCAGGCACCGGCTCGTGTCCAGGTGATCAATGTCAGCTTCGATCCCGGCGCCCGCACGGCTTGGCACACCCATCCCTTCGGCCAGACTTTGGTGGTGACGTCCGGCAAGGGACTTGCGCAGAGCTGGGGCGGCGAAATCCGGGAGATCAATGCCGGCGATGTCCTCTGGTTTGCTCCGGGCGAAAAGCATTGGCACGGCGCCGGGCCGGACACCGCATTGACGCATATCGCCATTCAGGAAATGCACGACGGCAAGGCCGCCGAGTGGATGGAATATGTAACCGAAGAGCAGTATCGCGGATAA
- a CDS encoding glycosyltransferase family 2 protein, with the protein MTLKILPNDDLQREISPDADANLWKSLGDDPAFEIRFAPFRRRLVVIHIASTDEDIDPKFYINRGRGFREKDAITLSAGRRFIVTADVGAVGTICSLRADPTSFPTKFSFDVAAFSSAKSAEKHISTLLGADGQAERVDLGKLAQYWTKLPKLAFGKRSRSITIQYAEASYRLAADLTAAPVSRTAGRWLSVVVPVYNAPVRYLEDLVRSFDAQNEEGTELILSDDGSTLPETRRWFETQRSKDNVHFVLNEKNGGIAAATNAGLLHARGSWVAFLDHDDVIAPHAFKVVRRTLEQNPDANFLYTDEMVVDDALKPTGLMLKPAYDSVLLTGVNYINHFSIYRRSRLQEIGYLRTGYDGSQDYDLLLRYLEGLPDNTILHLPYPAYWWRRNGRTYSRKFMDAATANARKALVERFDRQRQPVRVEGALTDTLHRVMFERPETSWPKISIIIPSKDSFDLISRVLKDIFERTDYANFEVLVIDNGSSDKAVLDLYEHYRKSQPAFSVAITPEPFNFSRSINRGLRAAKGEHYLILNNDVEIIEPDWLKEMVACLAYEGTGIVGAKLLYPNDKIQHAGVMVGFGGLAGHWYLNKPRDFGGPMNRLHVRNSVTCVTGAVMLISGDCATAIGTFDEENFAVAYNDVDYCLRAHKAGFRIIWTPFACLYHHESLSRGSDKSGERKKRFEREKDNLRRLHATPTFEDPAINPAYSRDKSDPKILMPTKLRIPSM; encoded by the coding sequence ATGACACTTAAGATTTTACCCAACGACGATCTTCAACGCGAGATTTCTCCCGATGCGGATGCCAATCTATGGAAATCCCTTGGCGACGATCCTGCTTTCGAAATTCGATTCGCCCCCTTTAGAAGGAGGCTTGTCGTTATTCATATAGCCAGCACCGATGAGGACATCGATCCGAAGTTCTACATCAATCGCGGTCGCGGTTTTCGGGAAAAGGATGCGATCACGCTGTCGGCAGGGCGCCGCTTCATTGTTACGGCCGATGTGGGAGCAGTCGGCACCATCTGCTCGCTCCGTGCCGACCCGACAAGTTTTCCGACTAAGTTCAGCTTCGACGTTGCGGCATTTTCTTCGGCGAAATCGGCTGAGAAGCATATTTCAACTCTGCTGGGTGCAGACGGGCAAGCCGAACGGGTCGATCTCGGTAAACTTGCGCAATACTGGACGAAGCTGCCAAAGCTGGCCTTCGGAAAGCGTTCGCGGAGCATAACGATACAATATGCGGAGGCAAGCTATCGGCTTGCCGCCGATCTCACTGCTGCCCCTGTTTCCCGGACGGCGGGACGATGGCTCAGCGTTGTCGTCCCGGTCTACAACGCCCCGGTACGGTATCTCGAAGATCTCGTAAGATCCTTCGACGCACAAAACGAAGAAGGTACGGAACTCATCCTGAGCGACGACGGATCGACCTTGCCGGAAACGCGGCGATGGTTCGAGACGCAGAGATCGAAAGACAATGTCCATTTCGTTCTGAACGAGAAGAACGGCGGCATAGCGGCCGCCACCAATGCCGGACTTTTGCATGCGCGCGGGTCTTGGGTCGCGTTCCTGGACCATGACGACGTGATCGCCCCTCATGCCTTCAAAGTCGTGCGACGCACGTTGGAGCAAAATCCCGATGCAAATTTTCTATATACCGATGAAATGGTTGTCGATGATGCACTGAAGCCTACGGGTCTGATGTTGAAACCGGCCTATGACTCCGTTCTTCTGACGGGGGTCAACTACATCAATCATTTCTCCATCTACCGCCGCAGCCGGCTTCAGGAGATCGGCTATCTCCGCACCGGATATGACGGATCGCAGGACTATGATCTCCTGCTGCGCTATCTGGAAGGGCTGCCCGACAATACCATCCTTCACCTGCCCTACCCCGCCTATTGGTGGCGGCGCAATGGACGCACCTATTCGCGGAAATTCATGGATGCTGCGACCGCCAATGCCAGAAAAGCGCTTGTCGAACGATTTGATCGCCAACGGCAGCCTGTTCGCGTCGAGGGGGCACTGACGGATACCCTGCATCGCGTGATGTTCGAGCGTCCGGAGACCTCGTGGCCGAAGATATCCATCATCATTCCAAGCAAGGATAGTTTCGACCTGATCTCCAGGGTGTTGAAGGACATCTTCGAGCGAACGGACTATGCCAATTTCGAGGTGCTTGTCATCGACAACGGCTCTTCGGACAAAGCCGTTCTGGATCTCTATGAGCACTACCGCAAATCGCAGCCAGCGTTTTCGGTCGCGATCACGCCCGAACCCTTCAATTTCTCCCGGTCGATCAATCGCGGTTTGCGCGCCGCCAAAGGTGAGCACTATCTGATCCTCAACAATGACGTCGAGATTATCGAGCCCGACTGGCTGAAGGAGATGGTGGCCTGTCTTGCCTATGAAGGAACCGGCATTGTCGGCGCCAAGCTTCTCTATCCGAACGACAAGATCCAGCATGCCGGCGTTATGGTCGGCTTCGGCGGGCTGGCAGGTCATTGGTATCTGAACAAGCCCCGAGATTTCGGCGGTCCGATGAACAGGCTGCACGTCCGCAATTCGGTGACCTGCGTGACCGGCGCGGTCATGCTGATCTCCGGTGACTGTGCCACAGCCATCGGCACGTTCGATGAAGAAAATTTCGCTGTCGCCTACAATGATGTCGACTATTGCCTGCGAGCCCATAAGGCCGGTTTTCGCATCATATGGACGCCATTCGCCTGCCTTTACCATCATGAATCGCTTTCACGGGGATCGGACAAATCCGGCGAACGGAAAAAGCGATTTGAACGGGAAAAAGACAATCTGCGCCGGCTGCACGCAACACCGACTTTCGAGGACCCCGCGATCAATCCGGCATATAGCCGAGATAAATCGGATCCGAAGATCTTGATGCCAACGAAGCTGCGCATTCCATCGATGTAA